The following coding sequences lie in one Falsibacillus albus genomic window:
- a CDS encoding protein kinase domain-containing protein: MMNNSLKSQYNFPAGTIVSGKWHQQSYTLIKELGYGANGIVYLAAGAQGNVALKFSDNHTSITSEVNVLKAFAKVQGSALGPSLLDVDDWAKGEKNIPFYCMEYIEGPDLLAFVQKKGASWRPVLILQLLKDLERLHQSGWVFGDLKPENLIVTGPPPTIRCIDVGGTTIQGRAIKEFTEFFDRGYWGAGSRKAEPAYDLFAAAMIMVNMAIPKRFSKRGNGLTQILDVVHKNNELSPYKGVLSKALKGEYRSAGEMREELLLDIASTPRPQPRMDTSRNRYTRNVPNKPSSRQQKYHQKKKPKGGLAETVLIILIVAALYFLYIYGQLL, encoded by the coding sequence ATGATGAACAATTCTTTGAAGAGTCAATATAACTTTCCAGCCGGGACGATCGTTTCCGGCAAGTGGCATCAGCAGAGCTATACGCTGATCAAAGAGCTCGGATATGGGGCGAATGGCATCGTATATTTAGCGGCCGGGGCACAAGGAAATGTCGCATTGAAGTTCAGTGACAATCATACTTCCATAACTTCAGAGGTAAACGTACTCAAAGCATTTGCTAAGGTCCAAGGGTCTGCCCTCGGGCCTTCTTTATTAGATGTGGATGATTGGGCAAAAGGAGAGAAAAATATTCCGTTTTATTGCATGGAATATATCGAAGGGCCCGATCTTTTAGCGTTCGTTCAAAAAAAAGGAGCTTCATGGAGGCCTGTACTCATCCTTCAGTTATTGAAGGACCTTGAACGACTTCATCAATCAGGGTGGGTGTTCGGCGACCTTAAACCTGAGAATTTAATCGTAACCGGACCACCCCCTACAATCAGATGCATTGATGTTGGAGGAACGACCATTCAAGGAAGGGCGATAAAGGAATTCACCGAGTTCTTCGACAGAGGCTACTGGGGAGCAGGATCAAGAAAGGCTGAACCAGCATACGACCTGTTTGCCGCCGCCATGATCATGGTGAACATGGCAATTCCTAAAAGATTTTCAAAAAGAGGAAACGGATTGACACAAATCTTGGATGTGGTTCATAAGAACAACGAGTTATCGCCGTACAAAGGAGTGCTTTCAAAAGCCTTGAAAGGTGAATATAGGTCGGCGGGGGAAATGAGAGAAGAACTGCTGCTGGATATTGCCAGCACTCCCAGACCGCAGCCCCGGATGGACACATCCAGAAATAGATATACAAGAAATGTGCCGAATAAGCCTTCTTCCCGCCAACAGAAATATCATCAGAAGAAAAAGCCAAAAGGCGGTTTAGCAGAAACGGTGTTGATCATATTAATCGTTGCTGCATTATATTTTCTCTATATTTACGGCCAATTACTTTGA
- a CDS encoding FtsB family cell division protein, with translation MGAKKRKVTSMQNSYVQQHEQKTQAASRQRKLLIRRLSLFAIVAAATAWFLITSLISQGSKLEEKKAERAKVEKQLAQLKKKESILKDQVVKLNDDDYIAKLARSQYFLSEKGEIIFHIPESKEDKDKE, from the coding sequence ATGGGTGCCAAAAAAAGAAAAGTGACTTCGATGCAAAATTCATACGTCCAACAACATGAACAAAAAACTCAAGCGGCTTCCAGACAGAGAAAACTTCTGATTCGCAGGCTGAGTTTATTTGCAATCGTAGCAGCTGCTACTGCCTGGTTTTTGATCACATCCCTTATTTCCCAAGGTTCCAAGCTTGAAGAGAAAAAAGCTGAACGAGCGAAAGTGGAAAAACAATTGGCCCAATTAAAAAAGAAGGAATCCATTCTTAAGGACCAAGTTGTCAAATTAAATGATGATGATTATATCGCCAAGCTGGCGAGAAGCCAGTATTTTTTATCGGAAAAAGGTGAAATTATTTTCCACATACCTGAATCAAAAGAAGATAAGGATAAAGAGTAG
- a CDS encoding S1 domain-containing RNA-binding protein, protein MSIEVGSKLQGKVTGITNFGAFVELPEGTTGLVHISEVADNYVKDINEHLKVGDEVTVKVINVEKDGKIGLSIRKAKEQSQQRPPQRQRNNRQNDFRTKENFEQKMARFLKDSEDRLSSLKRHTESKRGGRGARRG, encoded by the coding sequence ATGTCGATCGAAGTAGGCAGCAAGTTACAGGGTAAGGTAACCGGCATCACTAATTTTGGAGCGTTTGTGGAGCTGCCGGAGGGTACAACTGGTCTAGTACACATCAGTGAGGTCGCTGACAATTATGTCAAGGATATCAACGAGCATTTAAAAGTTGGCGATGAAGTGACCGTTAAAGTAATAAATGTTGAGAAAGATGGGAAGATTGGCTTGTCCATTCGTAAAGCGAAAGAACAATCTCAACAACGCCCACCTCAACGTCAGCGCAACAACAGACAAAACGACTTCCGTACGAAAGAAAACTTTGAGCAAAAAATGGCTCGTTTCTTAAAAGACAGCGAAGACCGTTTGTCATCTTTGAAGCGCCACACGGAATCAAAGCGTGGAGGTCGAGGTGCTAGACGAGGTTAA
- the spoIIE gene encoding stage II sporulation protein E has protein sequence MEKAERTLMEPVGNVNLEDTKIGISKGIHRLQMKLEVMFFQKGIILILIGFLLGRALILSHLTPFSLPFFAAVYLLRKDKAPLALLGVLAGSLTLSIGNIVLTFMLSTLFLIAFRTTKKFIKNEIKSLPFYVLGTSFIVKCAFLYIQQGQTITVYDGVMTGVEASLTFILTLIFMQSIPLLSINKRKKSLKTEEVISLIIMLASVMTGTIGWSLYNLSVEHILSRYLVLLFAFVAGATVGSTVGVVTGLIFSLANVSSFYQMSLLAFSGLLGGLLKEGKRTGTAIGLIIATLLIGMYGESDSSLLKTVYESFAAVFLLYLTPQNLALKLAKYIPGTPEYAQEQQQYMRKIRDVTANRVEQFSSVFQALSKSFTQYDEIDDPEYEERELDFFLSNVTEKTCQTCFKKDHCWSRNFEETYQLMKEVMYEVDSGNEALSPKMTRELEKHCVKPKKVHDAIQREFMYFHANQQLKKQVQESRKLVADQLQGVSEVMGDFAREIQRERENHYKQEELILEALEDFGIEIDQVEIYSLEQGNVDIDMTLPSCNGMGECEKLIAPMLSDITGESIIVQREECAKLRSDSCQVTFRSAKAFVVETGAAHAAKGGGLVSGDCYSMIELGPGKYAVAISDGMGNGERAHIESNETLRLLQKILQSGIEEKVAIKSINSILSLRTTDEIFSTLDLAMIDLQDASVKFLKIGSTPSFVKRGDKILKIEASNLPMGILQEFDVDVVSDQLKAGDLLIMMSDGVFEGPRHIGNHDAWMKRKIREMETTDPQEIADLIMEEVIRTRSGNIEDDMTIVVAKIDHNTPKWASIPVGKNKIIS, from the coding sequence ATGGAAAAAGCGGAGCGGACCTTAATGGAGCCGGTAGGGAATGTAAACCTTGAAGATACTAAAATCGGGATTTCAAAAGGGATTCATCGTTTGCAGATGAAACTCGAGGTGATGTTTTTCCAAAAGGGCATCATTTTGATCCTTATTGGATTTCTGTTGGGAAGAGCATTGATCCTGTCCCATTTGACGCCATTTTCCCTGCCTTTTTTTGCAGCTGTATATTTATTGAGGAAAGATAAGGCACCACTTGCCTTGCTGGGTGTATTGGCGGGATCGCTGACATTATCGATCGGTAATATAGTCCTTACGTTTATGCTGAGCACATTATTTCTTATCGCTTTTCGGACAACGAAGAAATTTATTAAAAATGAAATAAAATCCCTGCCATTTTACGTGCTTGGTACATCGTTTATCGTAAAATGCGCATTTTTATATATTCAGCAAGGGCAGACCATCACAGTGTATGACGGGGTGATGACAGGGGTCGAAGCATCCTTGACGTTCATCCTTACTCTCATCTTTATGCAGAGCATCCCTTTGTTATCCATTAATAAGAGAAAAAAATCTTTGAAAACGGAGGAGGTCATCAGTTTAATCATTATGCTTGCCTCTGTCATGACGGGGACGATAGGCTGGTCACTTTACAATCTATCTGTAGAACACATCCTGTCTAGATATCTTGTCCTATTATTCGCTTTTGTGGCAGGGGCGACTGTCGGCTCAACTGTTGGGGTAGTGACCGGTCTCATCTTCAGTCTTGCCAATGTATCAAGCTTTTATCAAATGAGCCTGCTTGCCTTTTCAGGATTACTCGGGGGATTGTTAAAGGAGGGGAAAAGGACAGGGACAGCCATTGGTCTGATCATTGCCACACTGTTGATCGGAATGTATGGGGAAAGTGACAGTTCGCTGCTAAAGACCGTATATGAGAGTTTTGCTGCCGTATTCCTCTTATATTTGACCCCACAGAATTTGGCACTGAAACTAGCGAAGTATATTCCCGGGACGCCGGAGTATGCTCAGGAACAGCAGCAATATATGAGGAAAATAAGGGATGTGACTGCCAATCGTGTTGAACAGTTTTCTTCAGTATTTCAAGCTCTATCCAAAAGCTTTACGCAGTATGATGAAATCGATGATCCGGAGTATGAAGAAAGGGAGCTTGATTTTTTCCTTAGCAATGTAACGGAAAAGACGTGTCAGACTTGCTTTAAAAAGGACCACTGCTGGAGCAGGAATTTTGAAGAAACTTATCAGCTGATGAAGGAAGTGATGTATGAAGTTGATTCTGGTAATGAAGCTCTTAGTCCCAAAATGACCCGTGAATTGGAAAAGCATTGTGTGAAGCCGAAAAAAGTGCATGATGCCATCCAAAGGGAATTCATGTATTTCCACGCCAATCAGCAGCTGAAGAAACAGGTTCAAGAAAGCCGGAAGCTGGTTGCAGATCAGCTTCAAGGGGTATCCGAAGTCATGGGAGATTTTGCACGTGAAATCCAAAGAGAGAGGGAGAATCACTACAAACAGGAAGAGTTGATTTTAGAAGCACTTGAAGACTTTGGAATCGAGATCGACCAAGTAGAGATATATTCGCTTGAACAGGGGAATGTAGATATAGATATGACACTCCCATCCTGCAACGGGATGGGGGAATGTGAAAAATTGATTGCACCGATGCTGTCGGATATCACAGGAGAATCCATTATTGTCCAAAGGGAAGAGTGTGCAAAGCTTCGCAGCGACAGCTGCCAGGTCACCTTTAGGTCGGCAAAGGCATTTGTTGTGGAAACAGGTGCAGCACATGCCGCAAAAGGGGGAGGGCTGGTCTCAGGAGACTGCTACTCAATGATTGAGCTTGGACCCGGGAAATATGCCGTTGCCATTAGTGATGGAATGGGAAATGGCGAACGGGCACATATTGAATCGAATGAGACGTTGAGGCTGCTTCAAAAGATCCTTCAATCTGGCATAGAAGAGAAAGTCGCGATCAAATCGATAAATTCCATTCTTTCCTTAAGGACTACGGATGAAATCTTCTCAACACTGGATCTTGCCATGATTGACCTGCAGGATGCTTCGGTCAAATTCCTGAAAATCGGGTCAACACCGAGTTTTGTTAAAAGAGGGGATAAAATATTAAAAATAGAGGCAAGCAATCTGCCGATGGGGATACTGCAAGAGTTCGATGTCGATGTCGTCTCGGATCAGTTGAAGGCAGGGGATTTATTAATCATGATGAGTGATGGTGTCTTCGAAGGCCCTCGCCATATCGGAAATCATGACGCGTGGATGAAGCGGAAAATAAGAGAAATGGAAACGACCGATCCCCAGGAAATCGCGGACTTGATCATGGAAGAGGTGATACGTACGCGGTCTGGGAATATTGAGGACGACATGACCATTGTTGTAGCCAAAATCGATCATAATACACCAAAGTGGGCCAGCATTCCGGTTGGAAAAAATAAAATCATTTCATAG
- the yabN gene encoding bifunctional methyltransferase/pyrophosphohydrolase YabN, producing the protein MVNKISIIGLGAGDLEQLPLGIYKLLKEAEDVYLRTKEHPVVAELEKEGFNYESFDYIYEKHDRFEAVYEEIVQRLFSEAQNKGAIVYAVPGHPLVAERTVQLLLQQAGDNGVEVSIKGGQSFIDPLLTAVKIDPIEGFQLLDGTALSRESVKMDQHIMIGQVYDAFIASEVKLTLMEKFPAEHPVSIVTAAGSPDEQVSTIPLFELDRQVTLNNLTTVYVRPVERLEETYSEFSTFRNIIAQLRGPNGCPWDKKQTHQSLKKYLIEEAYELLEAIDNDDIDHMIEELGDVMLQVLLHAQIGEDEGMFSIDDVIKGISEKMVRRHPHVFGDVEAEDEHAVLSNWDKIKQAEKAGEQKTESILTSSEKGQPAMLTAYEYQKKAAKVGFDWDEKEDAWEKVKEELQEFEEEAENGNQSRRLKEFGDVLFSLINVARFYKIHPEEALLSANMKFYRRFSYIEEKVRQSGKAFTDFSLEELDHWWNEAKKFE; encoded by the coding sequence ATCGTGAACAAAATTTCAATAATAGGTTTGGGTGCTGGAGACCTTGAGCAGCTTCCGCTAGGGATCTACAAGCTATTGAAGGAAGCGGAAGATGTGTATTTAAGGACGAAGGAGCACCCGGTCGTAGCGGAACTTGAAAAGGAAGGGTTCAACTATGAGTCGTTTGATTACATTTATGAAAAGCATGATCGCTTCGAAGCCGTGTATGAAGAAATCGTACAGAGGCTATTTTCGGAAGCCCAGAACAAAGGGGCCATCGTGTATGCTGTGCCCGGCCATCCATTGGTTGCTGAACGTACTGTCCAACTGCTGCTACAACAAGCAGGGGATAATGGAGTCGAAGTTTCCATCAAAGGAGGGCAAAGCTTCATCGATCCACTATTGACGGCTGTCAAAATCGATCCGATTGAAGGGTTTCAGCTTTTGGACGGAACGGCGCTGAGTCGTGAATCAGTAAAAATGGACCAGCATATCATGATTGGACAGGTCTATGATGCGTTCATCGCTTCCGAAGTAAAACTGACGCTGATGGAAAAGTTCCCGGCTGAGCATCCTGTATCCATCGTGACGGCTGCGGGGAGCCCGGATGAACAAGTTTCGACGATCCCTCTTTTTGAACTTGACCGGCAAGTGACTTTGAACAATCTTACTACGGTATATGTACGGCCTGTGGAACGTCTTGAGGAGACCTACAGCGAGTTTTCGACCTTCAGAAATATCATTGCGCAGCTTAGGGGGCCAAATGGCTGTCCATGGGATAAAAAACAAACCCATCAATCGCTGAAAAAATATTTAATCGAAGAAGCATACGAGCTGCTGGAAGCAATCGACAATGATGACATTGACCACATGATTGAAGAATTAGGCGATGTAATGCTGCAGGTCCTGCTCCATGCGCAAATCGGAGAAGATGAAGGGATGTTCTCCATCGATGATGTTATTAAAGGGATCTCTGAAAAAATGGTCCGAAGGCATCCACATGTATTCGGGGATGTGGAAGCGGAGGATGAACATGCCGTCCTGAGCAACTGGGATAAAATTAAGCAGGCAGAAAAAGCTGGAGAACAAAAGACCGAATCGATCCTGACATCTTCAGAGAAAGGACAGCCAGCGATGCTGACTGCCTATGAATACCAGAAAAAAGCTGCCAAAGTGGGCTTTGATTGGGATGAAAAAGAGGATGCTTGGGAAAAAGTCAAAGAAGAGCTGCAGGAATTTGAGGAAGAAGCAGAGAATGGAAATCAATCAAGAAGGTTGAAGGAGTTTGGGGATGTACTGTTTTCCTTGATCAATGTTGCAAGGTTTTACAAGATTCACCCAGAGGAAGCGCTATTATCTGCAAATATGAAGTTTTATCGCCGTTTTTCGTATATTGAAGAAAAAGTGAGACAAAGCGGCAAAGCTTTTACCGATTTCAGTTTGGAGGAATTGGATCATTGGTGGAATGAAGCAAAGAAATTTGAATGA
- the yabP gene encoding sporulation protein YabP translates to MNNYYDAGSSNKTTVQDHDVIMRGRKLLDITGVKQVESFDNEEFLLETVMGFLSVRGQNLQMKNLDVDKGIVSIKGKVYDIVYLDEQHGEKAKGFFSKLFR, encoded by the coding sequence ATGAATAACTATTATGATGCGGGGTCTTCGAATAAAACGACTGTGCAGGATCATGATGTGATCATGCGGGGGCGCAAGCTGTTGGACATTACGGGTGTAAAACAAGTTGAAAGCTTTGATAATGAGGAATTCCTTCTGGAAACAGTCATGGGTTTTTTGTCGGTTCGCGGACAAAACCTCCAGATGAAAAATCTTGACGTGGATAAAGGAATCGTCTCGATCAAAGGAAAAGTGTATGACATCGTCTATTTGGACGAACAGCATGGGGAGAAGGCTAAAGGCTTCTTTAGCAAGCTGTTCCGATGA
- a CDS encoding putative polysaccharide biosynthesis protein, whose protein sequence is MPQVDSRQLFRGAMILTAAAFITKILSAIYRVPFQNIVGDVGFYIYQQIYPIYGIALALSTYGFPVIISRLIAQNEVDQDVKKMKEMIQTAFLFLAAVGIALFIVFYFGSSSLAKVMGDSKLTPLIKIISISFLLLPFLSVFRGYFQGIGNMFPTAVSQVIEQIVRVATILLFSTVLIRSGKSLYITGGGAMFGSLTGGISAILVLFTFVWVKRNTDIFSLRSKPFHIHWSWGKMLLFQGASICISGMLLILLQMVDSLSLYSTLIKHGIAELEAKQIKGIYDRGQPLVQLGTVVATSLSLTLVPLVTSAYKKGDGEAVKAKVTIAWKISIVVGLAATVGLMMLLEPVNTMLFENSDGTAVLRIFSLSILFTSMILTLLGILQGLGYSYAPTKYILLGIVVKYVGNVIFASAFGTRGAAFATVFALSVIVVLLVLKMKSIFGQSFASPVFYVKTGISVLLMMAVLRLWLWAASPLQSLFESERVFSVLLSFGGVLIGGAVYVYVIIRRSILAEEELLLLPLGSKLLSIQTRKKR, encoded by the coding sequence TTGCCTCAAGTTGATTCAAGACAGCTTTTTAGAGGGGCTATGATTTTGACCGCAGCAGCCTTTATCACGAAAATATTAAGCGCCATTTATCGTGTACCCTTTCAGAATATTGTGGGGGATGTAGGTTTTTACATATATCAGCAAATATATCCGATTTATGGAATCGCGCTTGCTCTCTCGACATATGGATTTCCCGTGATCATTTCAAGACTGATCGCACAAAATGAAGTAGACCAGGATGTAAAAAAAATGAAGGAAATGATCCAAACGGCATTTTTGTTTTTAGCCGCGGTTGGAATAGCCTTATTTATCGTGTTTTATTTTGGGTCTTCATCCCTTGCAAAAGTGATGGGAGACAGCAAGTTGACCCCATTAATAAAAATTATTTCGATTTCATTTTTGCTTTTGCCTTTTTTATCTGTTTTCAGGGGGTATTTTCAAGGAATCGGAAACATGTTCCCGACAGCGGTTTCACAAGTGATCGAACAAATTGTCCGGGTTGCAACGATCCTGTTATTTTCGACTGTCTTAATAAGGAGTGGAAAGTCGCTCTACATAACAGGAGGAGGGGCCATGTTTGGGTCCCTGACTGGGGGGATATCCGCCATTCTGGTGTTATTCACTTTCGTATGGGTCAAGAGAAACACGGATATATTCTCCCTCCGCTCCAAACCATTTCATATTCACTGGAGTTGGGGGAAAATGCTTCTCTTCCAAGGAGCTTCGATATGTATCAGCGGGATGCTGCTTATATTACTGCAAATGGTGGATTCCCTTAGCCTGTATTCGACATTGATCAAACACGGCATAGCAGAATTGGAAGCCAAGCAGATTAAAGGCATCTACGACAGGGGGCAGCCTCTGGTCCAGCTTGGCACGGTCGTGGCGACGTCGCTTTCTTTGACGCTGGTACCGCTCGTAACAAGCGCTTATAAAAAGGGGGACGGTGAAGCGGTGAAAGCAAAAGTGACCATTGCTTGGAAAATCAGCATCGTTGTTGGCCTAGCCGCCACCGTCGGATTGATGATGCTTCTTGAGCCGGTCAATACGATGCTTTTTGAAAATAGTGATGGAACAGCCGTTTTAAGGATTTTTTCGCTGTCCATATTGTTTACATCCATGATTTTGACACTCCTTGGGATTTTACAAGGGTTGGGATATTCCTATGCACCGACTAAATATATCCTTTTGGGGATTGTGGTCAAATATGTCGGAAATGTGATTTTTGCAAGTGCATTCGGCACTCGAGGAGCGGCTTTTGCAACAGTTTTTGCCCTCTCCGTCATTGTTGTATTATTGGTTTTGAAAATGAAAAGCATTTTTGGGCAATCATTTGCATCACCTGTTTTTTACGTCAAAACAGGGATCTCTGTCCTTTTGATGATGGCAGTCCTGCGTCTATGGCTATGGGCCGCATCTCCTCTACAGTCCCTCTTTGAATCTGAAAGGGTGTTTTCGGTCTTATTATCCTTTGGAGGGGTTTTAATTGGAGGAGCGGTTTATGTCTATGTCATTATAAGAAGGAGCATATTGGCCGAAGAGGAACTGCTTCTACTGCCGTTGGGCAGTAAACTATTATCGATACAAACACGGAAAAAACGTTAG
- a CDS encoding RNA-binding S4 domain-containing protein — MRLDKFLKVSRLIKRRTLAKEVADQGRIEINGQTAKASSTVKVGDELQIRFGQRLVTAKVEMLQETTRKEEAANMYSIVKEERLGEQ; from the coding sequence ATGCGGTTGGATAAATTTTTAAAGGTCTCGAGATTGATCAAACGGAGAACGTTGGCGAAGGAAGTGGCTGATCAGGGAAGGATTGAAATCAACGGTCAGACCGCGAAGGCCAGTTCCACGGTAAAGGTTGGGGACGAGCTTCAAATCCGCTTTGGCCAAAGGCTTGTCACGGCTAAGGTGGAAATGCTTCAGGAAACAACAAGGAAAGAAGAAGCAGCGAATATGTACTCCATCGTAAAGGAAGAAAGACTAGGGGAGCAATAA
- the yabQ gene encoding spore cortex biosynthesis protein YabQ: MTMSLTTQFCTMLAMIAMGSFFGAALDTYSRFLKRGTRKRWLVFINDVLFWLFFGLATFYVLYLVNFGEIRFYIFLALICGYAAYQAMFKTIYLRILETFIKVVVRIYRFFVKSLQLLLVRPIRWMLFVLISIIMALLKGLWSLVKIILLVLLWLLRVIWKPVFWILKIFWGLMPKKIKKSVEKLYNYFAGKSKQIKNKLSNMINSWKKDKNEPK, from the coding sequence ATGACGATGAGCCTCACTACTCAGTTTTGCACCATGCTTGCCATGATTGCCATGGGAAGCTTTTTTGGTGCAGCTCTGGACACCTATAGCCGATTCCTGAAAAGAGGGACGAGAAAACGGTGGCTTGTTTTTATCAATGATGTCCTGTTTTGGCTGTTTTTTGGCTTAGCGACCTTTTATGTGCTTTATCTGGTGAATTTTGGAGAAATCCGCTTTTATATTTTTCTTGCCTTGATCTGCGGTTATGCTGCCTATCAAGCCATGTTCAAAACGATTTATTTGCGGATACTGGAGACATTCATTAAAGTTGTCGTCCGAATTTACCGTTTTTTTGTCAAAAGCCTACAATTGCTGCTGGTGAGGCCAATCAGATGGATGCTATTCGTGCTAATATCCATTATTATGGCTTTGTTAAAAGGTCTTTGGTCTCTTGTGAAAATCATTCTTCTCGTACTATTATGGCTTTTAAGGGTGATTTGGAAGCCCGTATTTTGGATTTTAAAAATATTTTGGGGTCTTATGCCGAAAAAGATTAAAAAATCCGTCGAGAAGTTATATAATTATTTTGCAGGAAAATCCAAACAAATTAAGAATAAATTAAGTAATATGATTAATTCATGGAAAAAAGATAAAAATGAACCAAAATAA
- the spoVT gene encoding stage V sporulation protein T, protein MKATGIVRRIDDLGRVVIPKEIRRTLRIREGDPLEIFVDRDGEVILKKYSPISELSDFAKEYAEALYDSLGNPVLICDRDAVIAVAGGSKKEYLNKNVSELLEKTMDERNSVLVTQQGQAALVDGHEEEMNSYTIAPIVANGDPIGGVVIYSKDQTVGEVEQKAVETAAGFLARQMEQ, encoded by the coding sequence ATGAAAGCAACTGGTATAGTTCGTCGAATTGATGATTTAGGGCGCGTCGTTATTCCGAAGGAAATTCGCAGAACCCTACGTATTCGCGAAGGAGATCCACTGGAAATTTTCGTTGACCGCGATGGAGAAGTCATTCTGAAGAAATACTCTCCAATCAGCGAGCTTAGTGATTTTGCAAAAGAATATGCAGAAGCGTTATATGACAGTTTAGGGAACCCGGTTCTTATTTGCGACCGTGATGCAGTGATAGCTGTAGCTGGCGGATCCAAAAAGGAGTACCTAAACAAAAATGTAAGTGAATTGTTAGAGAAAACAATGGATGAACGCAACTCTGTGCTTGTGACACAGCAAGGACAAGCTGCTCTAGTAGATGGCCACGAAGAAGAAATGAATTCTTATACGATTGCTCCGATCGTCGCAAATGGAGATCCGATTGGAGGAGTAGTGATTTACTCCAAGGATCAAACCGTCGGTGAAGTGGAGCAAAAAGCAGTTGAAACCGCAGCAGGGTTTTTAGCTCGACAAATGGAACAATAA
- a CDS encoding VWA domain-containing protein, which produces MRTGTLKQILLITDGCSNHGDDPIAIAALAKEQGITVNVIGVMENDVIDESGMQEIEGIAMSGGGVSQVVYAQQLSQTVQMVTRKAMTQTLQGVINKELKQILGSSASVEELPPEKRGEVMEVVDELGETVDLEVLILVDTSASMKHKLPTVKEAMLDLSLSLNARMGENRFSVFVFPGKKKDVEKLLDWTPRLETLTSTFSKLSSGGITPTGPAIQEALTQFKKKRSLRSLLSRDDEQFFEESI; this is translated from the coding sequence ATGAGGACAGGTACGCTGAAACAAATATTGTTGATTACGGATGGCTGTTCCAATCATGGAGATGATCCCATAGCCATCGCCGCATTGGCGAAGGAACAAGGGATTACGGTTAATGTCATCGGTGTGATGGAAAATGATGTGATAGATGAAAGCGGTATGCAGGAAATCGAAGGGATCGCCATGTCCGGCGGGGGGGTCAGCCAAGTCGTATACGCCCAGCAGCTTTCACAAACGGTCCAGATGGTCACGCGAAAAGCCATGACTCAAACGCTTCAGGGAGTCATCAATAAAGAACTGAAACAAATTCTTGGGTCATCCGCATCCGTTGAGGAACTTCCGCCCGAAAAGCGTGGAGAAGTGATGGAAGTGGTGGATGAGTTGGGTGAGACAGTGGATTTGGAAGTGTTGATTCTTGTCGACACAAGTGCAAGTATGAAACACAAGCTTCCGACAGTAAAGGAAGCTATGTTGGACCTATCATTGAGCCTCAATGCAAGGATGGGGGAAAATCGATTCTCTGTATTCGTATTTCCCGGGAAAAAGAAAGATGTCGAAAAATTATTGGATTGGACGCCAAGACTGGAAACATTGACGAGCACCTTTTCCAAATTATCCTCTGGGGGGATTACCCCTACAGGACCAGCCATCCAAGAGGCTTTAACGCAATTCAAGAAAAAACGTTCACTAAGGAGCTTGCTGTCCCGTGATGATGAACAATTCTTTGAAGAGTCAATATAA